A genomic region of Arachis hypogaea cultivar Tifrunner chromosome 5, arahy.Tifrunner.gnm2.J5K5, whole genome shotgun sequence contains the following coding sequences:
- the LOC112801975 gene encoding serine/threonine-protein kinase STY13 yields MLEGGAKFPGLIDLNKHTTDNYYDFSQGFYHKLGEGTNMSIDSMQTSNGGGSVAMSIDNSSVGSNDSHTRILNHQGLRRRANDNYSVQNSVNRRGRVTHALSDDALAQALMDSSSPTEGLENFDEWTIDLRKLNMGEAFAQGAFGKLYRGTYNGEDVAIKILERPENELSKAQLMEQQFQQEVMMLATLKHPNIVRFIGACRKPMVWCIVTEYAKGGSVRQSLMKRQNRSVPLKLAVKQALDVARGMAYVHGLGLIHRDLKSDNLLIFGDKSIKIADFGVARIEVQTEGMTPETGTYRWMAPEMIQHRPYTQKVDVYSFGIVLWELITGMLPFQNMTAVQAAFAVVNKNVRPIIPNDCLPVLRDIMTRCWDPNPDVRPPFAEIVGMLENAETEIMTTVRKARFRCCMTQPMTAD; encoded by the exons ATGTTGGAAGGTGGTGCTAAATTCCCTGGATTAATAGATCTCAACAAGCATACAACTGACAACTATTATGATTTCTCTCAAGGCTTTTACCATAAGCTTGGGGAGGGTACTAATATGTCGATTGACAGCATGCAAACAAGTAATGGTGGGGGATCTGTTGCGATGTCCATAGATAATAGTAGTGTTGGGTCTAATGATTCCCATACTCGCATATTGAACCACCAAGGGTTGCGGAGACGTGCAAATGATAACTACTCTGTTCAAAACAGTGTAAATCGTCGAGGAAGAGTCACACATGCATTGAGTGATGATGCTTTGGCTCAAGCTCTAATGGATAGCAGTTCCCCAACTGAGGGGCTTGAAAATTTTGATGAGTGGACAATTGATTTGAGGAAGCTTAATATGGGTGAGGCCTTTGCTCAAGGAGCTTTTGGAAAACTCTATAGGGGAACTTATAATGGTGAAGATGTAGCTATCAAAATCCTGGAGAGGCCTGAAAATGAGTTATCAAAGGCTCAGTTGATGGAACAACAATTTCAGCAGGAAGTTATGATGCTGGCTACGCTAAAGCATCCTAATATAGTTCGTTTCATTGGTGCATGCAGAAAACCGATGGTATGGTGCATTGTAACGGAATATGCCAAAGGGGGTTCTGTTAGACAGTCTTTAATGAAGCGTCAGAACCGGTCAGTTCCCCTAAAATTGGCTGTCAAACAGGCTTTGGATGTTGCTAGAGGCATGGCATATGTTCATGGACTTGGGTTGATCCACAGGGATTTGAAGTCTGATAATCTTCTGATTTTTGGGGACAAATCAATTAAAATTGCTGACTTTGGTGTTGCTCGCATTGAGGTGCAAACTGAAGGAATGACACCTGAGACTGGAACATACCGTTGGATGGCTCC GGAGATGATCCAGCATAGGCCTTACACACAAAAGGTGGATGTGTATAGCTTTGGGATTGTTCTTTGGGAGCTTATCACCGGAATGCTTCCATTTCAGAACATGACAGCAGTGCAGGCTGCATTTGCAGTTGTGAACAAAAATGTTCGCCCGATCATACCCAACGATTGTTTACCTGTTCTCCGTGACATTATGACAAGATGCTGGGATCCCAACCCTGATGTCCGCCCACCATTTGCCGAAATTGTAGGAATGCTCGAGAATGCAGAGACTGAGATCATGACAACTGTTCGGAAAGCCCGATTTAGGTGTTGCATGACACAACCAATGACTGCTGACTGA